The proteins below are encoded in one region of Peribacillus muralis:
- a CDS encoding metal-sensitive transcriptional regulator, with the protein MEYEKQMKNRVKRIEGQLRGILKMMEENKDCRDVVTQLSATRSAIDRTIGVIVSSNLVECVREANESGEKNPEELVKEAVNLLVKSR; encoded by the coding sequence ATGGAATACGAAAAACAAATGAAAAATAGAGTGAAACGAATTGAAGGACAGCTGCGTGGAATATTGAAAATGATGGAAGAAAATAAAGATTGTCGCGATGTTGTAACCCAGCTATCAGCGACTAGATCGGCGATTGATCGTACAATTGGGGTAATTGTAAGCTCCAACCTTGTGGAATGTGTCCGGGAGGCTAATGAATCGGGGGAAAAGAACCCAGAGGAGCTTGTCAAGGAAGCCGTCAATTTATTGGTGAAAAGCAGATAG
- the cls gene encoding cardiolipin synthase, translated as MEFTHVTSVLLGLVIILNILFATIVIFFERREASTTWAWLLVLYFLPVVGFILYLLFGTSLRHAHLFQWEDKKKIGIEEILDKQMEELSTEHFPFRNTSSSHYRDLIYMHLRNNDAVLTEDNQVDIFTEGKKKFDQLFKDIEAAENHIHIQYYIIQRDDLGKRFLEALTKKANEGVKVRLLYDELGSRGMTKSFFKEFRQAGGRVEAFFPSKLKFINLRLNFRNHRKLVIIDGKVGYVGGFNVGDEYLGLNPKFGYWRDTHLRIKGSAVKAIQTRFILDWNQASKYHDITYHPHYFPTLEPQGKIDLQIVTSGPDSEWEQIKNGYIKLISSAKKSILIQTPYFIPDASLLDALRIASLSGLDVKIMIPNKPDHLFVYWATTYNAGQLLRAGAKVYIYDNGFIHAKMIVVDEEVSSVGTANIDVRSFKLNFEVNAFIYDEGMAQTLTSFFYKDVEVCRQLTIEEFEKRSKWIRFKESIARLLSPIL; from the coding sequence ATGGAATTTACGCATGTTACATCAGTTTTGCTCGGCCTCGTCATCATTCTTAACATACTATTCGCAACGATCGTTATTTTCTTTGAAAGAAGAGAAGCGAGCACGACCTGGGCCTGGTTATTGGTGTTATATTTTCTGCCAGTCGTAGGTTTTATTTTATATCTTCTTTTTGGGACGAGCTTGAGACACGCCCATCTATTCCAATGGGAGGATAAGAAGAAAATCGGGATTGAAGAAATTCTGGATAAACAGATGGAGGAGCTCTCCACCGAACATTTTCCGTTTCGAAATACTTCCTCCAGTCATTATCGAGACTTGATCTATATGCACCTACGGAACAATGATGCCGTTCTGACTGAAGATAATCAAGTCGACATATTTACGGAAGGAAAAAAGAAGTTTGACCAGCTTTTTAAAGATATCGAAGCGGCCGAAAATCATATTCATATACAATACTATATCATTCAAAGAGATGATCTTGGTAAACGGTTCCTTGAAGCTTTGACTAAAAAGGCCAATGAAGGCGTTAAAGTTCGCTTGCTATACGACGAGTTGGGTTCAAGGGGGATGACTAAAAGCTTTTTCAAGGAGTTTAGGCAAGCCGGCGGCCGAGTCGAAGCATTTTTTCCATCCAAGTTGAAGTTCATAAATTTGCGCTTGAATTTCCGTAACCATCGAAAGTTAGTCATCATAGATGGAAAGGTAGGGTATGTTGGTGGATTCAATGTTGGAGATGAATATTTAGGACTCAATCCGAAATTCGGTTACTGGCGTGATACACACCTTCGCATAAAGGGATCTGCAGTCAAAGCCATCCAAACCCGTTTTATCCTTGATTGGAATCAGGCTTCGAAATACCATGATATTACATATCACCCTCATTATTTTCCAACTTTAGAACCTCAGGGCAAAATAGATTTGCAAATCGTGACGAGTGGGCCGGATTCCGAATGGGAACAAATCAAGAATGGCTATATTAAATTAATTTCTTCAGCAAAGAAATCGATTCTCATTCAAACCCCTTACTTCATACCTGATGCAAGTTTATTGGATGCTCTGAGGATTGCCAGCTTGTCAGGATTAGATGTGAAAATCATGATACCGAATAAACCTGATCACCTCTTCGTTTACTGGGCAACGACATACAATGCAGGGCAATTATTAAGGGCGGGGGCCAAGGTTTATATTTACGATAATGGCTTTATCCATGCAAAGATGATCGTGGTGGACGAGGAAGTTTCTTCTGTAGGGACGGCTAACATCGATGTTCGAAGCTTTAAATTGAACTTTGAAGTCAATGCTTTCATTTATGACGAAGGTATGGCCCAAACGCTGACCAGTTTTTTTTATAAGGATGTTGAAGTTTGCAGGCAGCTCACGATTGAAGAATTTGAAAAACGATCGAAATGGATTCGCTTTAAAGAATCGATTGCAAGGCTCCTGTCACCAATTTTATAA
- a CDS encoding CoxG family protein, which produces MSEGLHSIILPVSIETVWGFVSVIDRWAPLVPGYIDHEMIDDETLIWEFKGDLGLMKKKIKLEVNILEWNEPDKVTFKLRGLNEKFDGYGYFLAERYGMAETKMTGCLAIVAKGAKAPIANALLKTYVPQMTIEFSEAIAQNLLLQI; this is translated from the coding sequence TTGTCTGAAGGACTGCATAGTATCATTTTACCGGTGTCAATCGAAACCGTATGGGGGTTTGTCAGTGTCATAGATCGGTGGGCACCCCTTGTTCCCGGTTATATCGATCATGAGATGATAGATGATGAAACACTTATATGGGAGTTCAAAGGCGATCTAGGATTGATGAAAAAGAAAATCAAGCTGGAAGTAAATATATTGGAATGGAACGAACCAGATAAGGTCACATTCAAACTTAGGGGATTAAATGAAAAATTTGATGGGTATGGCTATTTTTTAGCTGAACGATATGGAATGGCAGAGACTAAAATGACTGGCTGCCTGGCGATTGTCGCAAAAGGAGCAAAAGCCCCAATCGCCAATGCCTTGTTGAAAACCTATGTTCCTCAAATGACAATCGAGTTTTCTGAGGCTATAGCACAAAATCTCCTTCTGCAGATTTAG